Proteins encoded within one genomic window of Panicum virgatum strain AP13 chromosome 1N, P.virgatum_v5, whole genome shotgun sequence:
- the LOC120657292 gene encoding transcription factor MYB93-like encodes MGRSPCCDENGLKKGPWTSEEDQKLMEYIQKHGHGSWRALPKLAGLNRCGKSCRLRWTNYLRPDIKRGKFTEEEEQTILRFHSVLGNKWSAIAKHLPGRTDNEIKNFWNTHLKKKLIQMGFDPMTHRPRTDFFAALPQLIALANLRQLVEQRPWDDHAARLQVEAVQAAKFQCLQNLIQSAASIAISPSSSSINTIPDLEQIGLLSPPQMSSLSSLPSPSFLESISGQDIVAGQLPDIQIPSTFFEQPTSNDTNQNSDFTPKSSVEGENGTPKTLLLSENSLPPLTDFPISNLGDACSASSCDGSSIQFPSWPEFFDEQFLSEFE; translated from the exons ATGGGAAGGTCTCCTTGCTGTGATGAGAATGGCCTCAAGAAGGGGCCATGGACCTCTGAAGAAGACCAGAAGCTCATGGAGTACATCCAGAAGCACGGCCATGGAAGCTGGAGAGCACTGCCGAAGCTTGCAG GGCTCAACAGGTGTGGCAAGAGCTGCAGGCTGAGATGGACCAACTACCTGAGGCCAGACATCAAGAGAGGGAAGTTCACCGAAGAGGAAGAACAAACCATCCTCCGGTTCCACTCCGTCCTTGGCAACAA GTGGTCAGCCATCGCGAAGCACCTCCCGGGGCGGACGGACAACGAGATCAAGAATTTCTGGAACACTCACCTGAAGAAGAAGCTGATCCAGATGGGCTTCGACCCGATGACGCACAGGCCAAGAACAGACTTCTTTGCTGCGCTGCCTCAACTCATTGCGCTGGCCAACCTCCGCCAGCTTGTGGAGCAGCGGCCATGGGACGACCACGCCGCCAGGCTGCAGGTTGAGGCGGTCCAGGCTGCAAAGTTCCAGTGCCTCCAGAACCTGATCCAGTCTGCAGCATCTATTGCAATTAGTCCCAGTTCCAGCAGCATCAACACCATCCCCGACCTGGAGCAAATTGGCCTCCTGAGTCCTCCGCAGATGTCTTCCCTGTCTTCGTTGCCTTCTCCAAGTTTCCTCGAGAGTATCAGTGGCCAGGACATCGTAGCTGGACAACTGCCTGACATCCAAATTCCTAGCACTTTCTTTGAGCAGCCCACCAGCAATGATACAAACCAGAACTCGGACTTCACTCCAAAGAGTAGTGttgagggagagaatggaacccCTAAAACGCTGCTGCTGTCAGAAAACTCCCTTCCGCCACTCACCGACTTCCCCATTTCCAACCTCGGCGATGCTTGCAGCGCCTCAAGCTGTGACGGTAGCAGCATTCAATTCCCAAGTTGGCCTGAGTTCTTTGATGAACAGTTCTTGAGCGAGTTCGAATGA